The following is a genomic window from Armatimonadota bacterium.
TGCAGCAGATCCGGCGGCACCCAGTTGCCGCCTTTGCAGAATACCGGTCGGTCGTTGATCCGCAGGACACAGTAGCTCCCCTCGACCGGGTGCGGCGACTGATCCATCTCAACGCGGCGCACGCCGGTGCGGCGGGTGACGGATTGCGTCTCCCCGCCCGCCGCCAGCGCGACCTCAACGGTGTAGAGATACTGCTCGCCGTGATTCACCGGCCACCACAGCCGCGGGTCGGCGATGTCGAGCGTCAACTCGCGGCGGCTCTCGCCGGGCTCGATGGTCACCGGCAGCGTCGCCTCCTGCCCGGTCTCGATGATGCGCGCGCTCAGCGTGCCTTCCGCCGCCTGCTCCCCGACGCCCTCGAGCGCGGCGCGCACGTGCACCGTCGCCGTTGACAGATCATCGCTCGGCATCGCGAACACCGTCACCTGACCGAGGCGCGGAGCCGTGAGCCACGCCAACTCCACATCGCCGAGGATGCCGACGTTCATCAGGCGCGGGTTCCAGTCCCACCCGCCCTGGTACTGCGGCTTGCGCAGCCAGTGGCGCTTGGTCAGCAGGTCGGTCGGCGCGCCGGAGTACTCCGCGCCCGGCTTGTCCGCCGCGGCGTGCATGCCCGTGCTGATCCTCACCACCAGCAGGTTGTCGCCCGCCCGCAGCTTGCCGGTCACGTCAAAGCCCGCCGGGCGAAAGGCGTTGGCGTGGTGCCCGATTGCCTCGCCGTTCAAGACCACCGTCGCGTCTAGCTCCAAGCGCTCGAACACCAGGCTCGCGTTGGCTTGCAGCGCCTCCGGCGGCACGGCGAAGCTATGACGGTACACCCAGAACATCTCCTCCACCCAGCGCGCCTTGAGCGAGTTGAGGCCGACGTTCGGGTCGTCGAGCAGACCGGCTTCCATCAACACCTGGTGCACCGGCGCCGGCACCCGCGCGCGCAGCACGCCTCGCCCGGGAAGCGCGTCGCCCATCAGCTGCTCCGGCGCGACCAGGAACGCGCCTTCTGCATACGCCAAATCCCACGTCCCGTTTAACGACAGCGATCCGCTCATCACATGCCCTCCGCCGCGTGGCGACGCATCGCCGCTTGCAGCTCATCCCGGTTCGGCTTGCCGTCTATGTAATCCGCTTCCCAGAACAGGATCTGCCTGGCGCCCAGCGTGCGCGCCAGGGCAACGTCCGCCTCGACCTCCTCCACCGACGACGGCACCCATGCATAGAGCCACACGTCCACTTTGCCCTCCGTCTCCTCGCGTACCGCGTTGTACGCCTTCTCCGCGTCGCCGCCCGCGAGGTAGTACCCGGCCGCCACCGCCGCGTCCATCAGCTCTTCACGCGCCCACGTCTTGACGTCGAGCAGCAGCCCGCGCAGATTGCCGTGAATCCGGTCCTGCATTCCGCGGTAGCACCAGGGATGCGCCACCATCACCGAAACCGGCATGTCGCGTTTCCGCGAACCCACGAGCTTTCGCACCGCACGCATGAACTCCGTGTGCGGCCCCGCGCGGAACCGCACCCACCGTTCGTCGCCGTTCGGCACGTCGTGTGGGTCAACCCCATGCTTCGCCTTGAAGCCCGCGACCAGCGGATCCTCGTACCCGTGATCGGCGACCCCCTCCCCATCGGTTTGCGGGTTGTCGCGCACATCACCCGTGCGAATCCAGTCCAGGAAGATTCCGTCCACCTCATAGTTCTCGACGATCTCGCGGACGATGGCCAACTTGTATTCCATCACTGCGGGAAACGCGAAGCTCTGCTGTGAGCGGTAGAACTCGCCGTCGCGCTTGCGCCAGCGGCTTTCCGGGTGGGCGATCGCGAACCGGCTGCGGATTCCCCAGCCGTGGTCGTCCTCGTTGATCGAAAGCCACGCGTGGATCTGCAGGCCGATCTCGTGGCCGTAGCGCACGGCTTCGGCAAGCGTGTCGAAGGCCCCGTAGTCATATCGTTCGATTCTTGCCAACAGCGCCGCACGCGCATCCGGCGTCATTTGCGTGTAGCGTTGGGTGAACGCTTCGTCCTCCGGCGTCGTCGGGTGCCAGAAGTTATTGTCTTCCCATTTGCCCTGCGCGTCCATCAACGTGCTGCGATAGAGCGACCGCCCGCCGTCGAGGCAGCGCCAGTACACCCGCGACCACCCGCACGCCTTGCAGGCGTCCAGCATGTGACGCACGCCCTGCGGCCCCCACGCCACGCCCTCGCGCAGCATCCAGTCGGAGTGCGTCAGCGGCGCGCTCAGAATCAGCCTCCGCCCAGAGGCTTCGGCGGATGCGCGGTCGCCGAGAGGTGAATCCTCCGTCGCCGACGCGATGCCCTGTATGCCCATCCCTGCCATTGCCCCTACGCCCGCCATGAGGAATCTCCTGCGCCCGAGCCTCATGCTGTGCCTCCGCGAGTCGATTGACCGCGCCAAGCAGCGATCCGCGCCGCGCCTCGCCTCCCGCGCTTGACTCATCCGCACGCCATGTTTCGCTGGCGTGGCCAGCGTTTCCCTGCTCCACTTCCGAACGCGACCACCGCGCGCGCCGCCGCCATCTCCCGCATTGCCTCAGCAAGGGCGTACAGGTGCGCCCGTCGAAGGGACAGCATGAGAATTGCCGTGCCAATGGGCGCCGCCCGGGGCGTCGCATGATCTGCAGACTGCCGTACAATCCCAATCCGGATAGGCCTATGAAACGATTCCTTCTCTGCAGCCTGGCCTTCGCGCTGCTCGGCATCACCGCGCTCGCAGCGCCGGCCGACTCGAAACCAACGCTCGCCTTCCTCGGCCAGCGCGACGGGCGCGTTGAGGTGTACTCGTGGTCGGTCGGAGAAGCTGCGCCGCGGCAGTTGACCGACATCGGCGCCTCGTGGGCCGCGGACCTTAGATGGTCGCCCGACGGACGGCGGCTGTGCGTCACGCTGAACCAGGAGGGGCTCGGCCTGTGGGTGATTGACGCCGCCAACGGCGAGGCGACGCGCCTGACGCCTGTTGAAGAAGACGCCCTGGAGCCCCGTTGGGATGCGGATGGCGCGATACTGTATTTCTCGGCCGGTTCGACGTGGCCGTCCACCGCCCCCGTCTGGCGCCGCCAGGATGCGCCGACCGCCGACGATCCGGAGTTGCAGCGCATTTACCGCGTACCTGCCGCCGGCGGCGACATCACCGCCATCACCGGACCCGGGCGCTACTTCGACCTCGCGCCCGCGCCCGGCGGCGGAGTGATCTTCGGGGAAGACCTCGGCGACGGCACATCGCGCCTGGTGCACGCGGGCCGCGACGGCACGGTCGTCCGTTACTGGGAACCGCAGGCAGGCGCATGGCTCGGCGCTCCCGCGCCCTTCGGGGAAGCGCTGGCTGCGGAGCAGCTCATCGGCTGGGATGCGAGCCTGGCGCTGCTCTCCAACGGTGATTGCAGGACTTTCGCGCACGACCACTTGGCCTGGTTCCCGACGTGGAGCCCGGACGGGAAAGGCATCCTGGCGGAGACGGTCTTCAACGACCGCCGGGCTATCCTGTGGGCTGACCCGGGACGTGGCACGACCCGCCTTTGGGGCCGCCCGAGCGGCGATTGGAACGAGTGGAATCCGCAGTGGTCGCCCGATGCCAAGCTGGTCGCATACACCAGCGACAACGGAGGGAAATGGCGCGTCTGCGTCGCGACCCGGTCCGGCAGAGATCTCGCGGCCTCGCCGGACAACTTCGAGCGAGGGTACGCCGGCGTCTTCCGGCCGCAGGGAGGCGCGAGATGAGACTCCGCTCCGCCCTGCTCCTGGTGCTGCTGAGCTGTGCCGCGCCGTGCGCCGCCCGCGACGCGTCGGGTAAGCTCGACAAACTCGTCCTGCCCAACGAATGCCGACCCGCTCTGGCGATGCCCGGTGACAGCTTCCAAGTACTAGTCCGCGATGGCGAGATAAACGCGGAGGTCACCGTGATCCTCTCCGGGCGCGACGCGCGCGCTGCTCTCGATCTGCGCGCGACCGGCCGCCGCGAGCCGGACGGCGCTGCATGGTTTCGCGCGACCGTGCCTGCGGATCTTCTCCCCGGGGCGTATTCGCTGACCGTTCAGCTCGGCGCGCAGTCCGACACCAACCCGCGATCCGTCTTCGTCGTCGAAGGCTTTCCCACGGACTACACAGTCGCGCAGCTCACCGACACGCACATCGGCTCCGGCCGATTCCCGGCGGCGGAGACTCTGCGCTCGCTGGCCGCCGAGGTCAACCGGGAGAAGCCCTTCCTCATCCTCATCACCGGCGACGTGACCGACCACGGGGAGCCGAATGAGTACCAGGCATTTGTCGAACTGCTGAGCTGCTTCGACGCGCCGACGGTCGTCTGCGCGGGGAACCACGACCGCAATCGCCCAACGCTCGACAGCGCGTTCCTGGAATACTGCGGGGATGCGAACTACTTCTTCAACGTGGGATCAGATCGTTTCGTGGCCTGCGACACCGAGTTCCGCTGGACTGACTGGCAGAGGGATCCCCAGTGGCTCGCTGTGGTTCACGCGCTGCGCGGCGAGCCGTCAACCCGCTGGCGCGTGCTCTTCACCCATCGCTACGAGCCGGGGATGTCCCACCACCTCCAGCGCTACCTCTACGGGAATCGCCTCTTGGCCTACGTCGCCGGCCACTGGCATCACGACTTCGTCGGCGAGTTCCCGGGTGGAACCAAGTGGATCGCCACCGCCCCCTCCGTCGCAGGCTGCTGGCGCATGTTCGACATTGGGCCGCAGGGCATCGCCATTGGCCCGCTGCGACGGACGACCGGCGGCTAGTCCGGACTATTCATGACGAGCGCGCGTTTCGGACACACCGCCTGCCTGGGCAGTCATGAATTATCCGCGAGCAGCGACTGTGGCGTACGCACGGACCATACGGCCGACCTGCGATGGGTATGAATAATCCAGGCTAGTCCTCGCGCCGGCTGCCCGCGATCTTCCGGATCGTCCACAACAGCATGACCGCCACCATGGATCCCGCCACGGCGACCCTGGTGACGTCAACCACCGGCACCCACCGTTCGCTCTCTTTCGTGACGATGAAGCAGCCCAAGGGCTGAACGTTGACCCCCAGGCCGCCGCCTCCCCCGACGCCCTCCTGGCCCTGCTCGGCCTCGCCCTGACGGCCCTGGCCGCCGCCCCCGCCGCCGTACGACACGCGCGCGACCGGTATGATGGTCTTGCCGGCGACCTCGCGCGATTCACCGTACGCCGTCTCGACCCGCGCGGTGCCTGCCACCTGGTCGAGCATTTCCTTCACGCGCTCAAGCGCCATAGTGCCACCTCCTCACTGCTTTCTACTCGTGGCGTGGTTTTGGCCGCGCCACGCCCGCAGCACTGTCACGGAAGAACGACAACGCCCGGCCACGTTGCCGCGACGCCGTCCCTGAGAGCCCGACGTCAGCCCGGGCGCTGCGGGTTCACGAAACCCACAGCGTCCGCTCACCGTCCACGACCCATCGCGTGTCCTTGCGAATCACGCGATAGGTCTTGCCGACGCCGGCATTGAGCCCCGTGGAGTACCCCCCTTCAACCGTAACCTCACTCTCACTGATCCATGTGATCGTGCGGGCACGCAGAATCATGCCCGGCTTCCCCGTCGCCTGGTCCACGAACCGGGCATCCGTCAGCGAGCATCGCGAGAACGGCTTCACCCCTTCGTCGCGCATGAACTGCTGCATCAGATCGTCCCCCGGGTCGTGATCTTCGTCCTGCCCGGTCGCCAGGAAGTAGGCGTCCGCCGAGTTGCGTTGCATCTCGTAGCGGAAAACCGCCTCGCGAATCGCGTCTTCCGCCGCCGACCGCGGGCCGATGGTCATGTCCTTGGTCAAGATGCGATCCGCCGGCACGAAAATGTAGAAGGGGTCGCCGTGAAGATACGCCTTCTGCCCCGGGATCGCCTCCACGTCGTGCGCGTCGCCGGTTGTCCACGCCGCAATCCGGTACCGCTTCCCATCCGAGAACAGCAGCAGGTAGTCCTCCGGCGCCGACTCGAGTCGCTTGACGAAGCGCATCCCCGTGAGCGCCTTCACCAGTCGCTCCATCGCCCGGTAGGCGGGCTTCGGCTGATAGTCCAGCGTCACCGTCCCGAAATGATGCTCCGGCTCCTTCGGGTCCGGTCCGTCATCGTGCCAGTCGTACCAGATGGACAGCGGCACCCCCGACATCAGATTCGTCAGGAACTGCCGCGGAAGGTACTGCCCCTGGCGCTTTTCGTCGAAATCATCCCACACGGACGAGTACCCCCACTCGCCCGACAGAATCGGCATGTCGGGTCGGTCGGGGCAGTACCGCGCGATGAGTTCCCGCAGCCGCTCGTAGTCCTCCGCCGCGGTCTCCGGCGGCTGCTTGCGGTAGGGGTGAACCGTCACCCCATCCACGAGATCGAGCAGCCCCTGGCGGAAACACTCCTCCAGGAAGTCCATCGGGATGCCTGAGGTCGCCGGCGCCGCACAGAGCGCTCCGGCATCGGCCTGCCGAATCGCCGGGAACACCACCTTCGCCAGAGCCATGTAGTCGTTGACACTCGGCTGCGGCTTCCAGAACCCGATGTTCGGCTCGTTCCACAGCTCCCAGATGATGCCGCGCCCGCGGTAGCGCCCGGCCGCCGCCGCCGCGAACCGCGCGAACGCTTGCCGGCCTTCTTCCGTGCGCACGCTCTGGTCGCTTTCGTACAGCGAATTACCGTAGNNNNNNNNNNNNNNNNNNNNNNNNNNNNNNNNNNNNNNNNNNNNNNNNNNNNNNNNNNNNNNNNNNNNNNNNNNNNNNNNNNNNNNNNNNNNNNNNNNNNCGGCGTCATTCAGGTGCGCAACATGAACCGCGACCTGTACCTGCCGGTGACGACGGCGCTGAAACGCTTCACCGATCCAGATCTGCCGGAGCGCGTCGACGAAATCGCGGTGCAGATCGCCGATGCAAGCCAGGTCGTGCCATCCTCGTGGGTGATGCGGCGCATTCTCGAGCGCGCACACCGGGGCGTCGAAGACTATCAGATCATCATTCCCAACGAGCTGCTCGAGCAAAGCCAGCGCACGCAGCGCATCTTCAACATTGTCATGGGATCCATCGCCGCATTGTCGCTGCTGGTGGGCGGCATCGGCATCATGAACATCATGCTCGCCACCGTCACCCAGCGCGCCCGGGAGATCGGCGTCCGCCGCTGCATCGGTGCCACCCGCGGCGACATCGTGCGCCAGTTCCTCGTCGAGTGCCTCGTCATCACCACCATCGGCGGCATCTTCGGCGTGGTCGGCGGCATTACGGGGGCGCGGGCGATCTCGTACTTCGCCGACTGGAAGACCGTCGTCTCCGGCACAGCAGTCATGCTGTCGCTCGTCGTGTCGTTCTCCGTCGGGCTGATCTTCGGCCTCTACCCGGCGATCCGTGCCGCCATGATTGAGCCCATGGAAGCCCTGCGCGCGGAGTAGGGGACTCACGACACGGCGCAGGGCGGGATGCACGGCCCCATCGCGTCAAGGCGCCGGCTCAGAGCCCTGCGACTCCTCCGCCTGCCGGCCCAGCGTGTGCTGCAGCTCCAGCATGCGCTGCAGATCCCGGCGCGTGATCGCCCCCATCTCGATCAGAATCTCGCCGATGTACTTGAAGGAACCCCGCTGACGGCGCAGTGCTTCCTCGACTTGCTCCGGCGTCACCAGCCCGTGCTCCACCATCAGCTCGCCCAGTAGCGGACGCGACCGCGGCGCCGTGTCTCCGCCCTGAGTGCCCTCGGATTCCTCATGTGCCGTCATCTTGCCGCGCCCTGCAAATCGGAAGTGCACTGCGGACACCGCGTCGCCTTGATCGGGATGGCGGAGAAGCAATACTGACAGTCCTTCGTCGTCGGCTCGGCCGGAGGCGCTTCCGCTTTCCGTCTCGCCCGATTGATCCCGCGCACGACGAGGAACATCGCGAAGGCGACGATCAGAAAGTTGATGATGGTGTTGATGAACGCCCCGTAGTTGATCGTCACCGCGCCGGCGGCTTTGGCGTCGGCGAGGGAGGCGTATGGCCCCGCGGGCCCGCCGGATTTGAGAACGGCGAACAGATTCACGAAATCCACATCACCGAGAACCAGCCCGATCGGCGGCATGAGGACATCGGCGACGAGCGACTGCACGATCGCGCCGAACGCGAGACCGATGACGATGCCGACCGCCATGTCAATCAGGCTGCCCTTCATCGCGAACTCTCTGAACTCTTTGAGCATCTCGAGTCCCCTTTCCCGGTCCGAGATCGGCGGAGTTCATATGGTGCGCAGGTCGCCGACCGCTTGGCCGACGAACGGCCCGGTTGCTCTGCGCCCGGCCGCCACCGTGCTTTCGGCGCCGCGGGCCGGCGTCCTTGTGACGACGGCGCACATCGGAGAGCAAGGACTCCGGGGGCCTGAAAGAGGACCTTCGCTGGCCTCGCAGATTGCGGTCGTGGCACGAGAACAAGCGCGTAGGGGCGCGCATGGCTCATTCGCCGCCGGCGGCATGTCGAGCGCGGCAGCGGTGCTAGTACGGTATGTCAAACGCGCGGCACAGGAAGGCCGCCATCTGAGCGCGCGTCACGCTGTTCGTCGGGCAATAGCGAGGCGGAGGTCCTATGGCACAGCCGCTGGTGGGGGGAACGGTCCACGAGCCGGGATCCGCCAGGCGCTCGATCCAACCGTAGAACGGATGCGTCTCCGCGACATCGTCGAATGTCGGCGTGCCGGGATCGAGCCACGTCGTGCCGTTGGCCTTGCACAGGAATACGGCGATCTGCCCGCGCGTCGTCGCCGAAGTAGGGCAGTACCTGCCGCCGCCGCAGCCGCCAGTGGGAGGAATGCCGCCCCACGAGGCGGGATCCGCCAGGCGCTCGATCCAACCGTAGAACGGATGGGTCTCCGCCACGTCGCTGAACGTCGGCGCGCCGGGATCGAGCCAGGTCTTGCCGGCGGCTTTGCAGATGAAGACCGCCATCTGGCCGCGGGTCACGTTGTTGGTCGGACAGTACAGCGGCGGATCCGCGCCGCACCCGCCGGTGATCCCCTCGCGGAAGATCGCCTCGATATACGGCCGCGCCCAGAAATCCTTGGCCACGTCTTCGAAAATGCGAGGCTCGAGGTCGAAGTCCAGAGCAACGGTCGCGCCGGCGTCCACGGTGACGGCGGTCTGCGTCTCGCTGTAGTACCCCTGCTGCGACACCGTCACGACGTACTGCCCGGGAGGAAGGTCCGGGATGGTGTAAGTCCCGGTGTCATTGGTCGCCGCCGACCTGACCAGCTCGCCGCCGAGGTACGCCTCGACCGTGGCCCCGACGAGGTCCGCCAGCGTGTCCGCGTCGCGCACCCGCCCGCTGATGACGCCGGGCATGAGGAAGAGAAACGGCTTGTACTGCCAGTTGAAGTATGCGTCCTTCTGGTCGAAGAAGTGGGCAGCGTACACACCGTTCTTGTCAATGAACCCGCTCTGCCCCGGCGGCAAGATGTTGACGGCGGGCAACCCCAGGTCGTCTCCGACCTCGACCACCTGCATGTAGGTGCCCTTGTCGTTGATGTTGTACGGGATCGCTTCCATGTCATCGAACGTGACGGACGGATCCGGATCCATGAGGTCTATGATGAGCTGCACGTGCTGCCAGCCGATCCACGCGCGCAGGTCCCCGTGATCCCACCAGTACACCGGCTTGTTGTTCCAGTTCGACAAGTAGGCCTGCAACGGGTTGAGCAGCTGCGGCAGGTCGGCGAAGGCGCGAAAGCCCTGCCACTCCTGGTCGCCCTCGCCGCTCACGGGCAGGCGCGGGTCGACGCCGACGGCGCGGATCGGATAGCGCCCTACGTGCCAGTAGCCGATATTGCTGAAGCGGTCGGCGCACACGAAGTTGTGACTGGTCACGATCTGCTGGACGCCTTGCTCGAACTCAGCGATGGTCGTCGCCAGGTTGAAGTCGAGAAACGCCGCGACGGTGCCGGCCTCGTCATTCCAGTACGTCATGTGCATCGCGAAGGCGATATTGCCGGGCAGGTCGGCGCCGATGACCGGTCCGTGGACAGTGCGGTAGACATCGTAGTCAACCGGCGATCCCCCGGCGACCTCGATGTGCTCCACGCGGTGCTCCACGTCGCGCCACGCGCTCTGGTACCAGTACTGAGTCTGCTGCGCCGGGTTGAGCGTTTCGATGACGGTGTCCCGGTTGTCGGAGGCCCCGCTGGTCGTCGTCCAGGCGAGGTCGCAGTTGCGGCCGATGAGGATGGACGGCCACCCAGCAAACTGCATGCCGGCGCAGTGAAAGCCAGGGGCGTGCAGGTCCGCCTCGTTGGAGATCTGCGGCTCGTCGTAGCCCATCTGCGGCGCGCCGAGGAGCATGGGGTTCCCCGTGGCCGACTTCGAGGTATCAACCACGTTGGCGAAGCTCCCGAGCTTCGTCGGCAGGCCCAGTTCCTTGAGCACGCGCAGGAAGTCACGCTCTTCATCCCGCATACGCTGGACGACATCGGGGGAGATGCCGGGGAAGGAGTTGCGCGGGAGGCCGGTATCCGTAAGCGCGGCTGCGGCTCCGCCGGCGGGCGGAGGCGGCGCCTCTGCATCCGGAATCGTCGTCGGCGCGGTCGGGTCGTTGAGGGGAAACCAGGCGTTGAACGCGTCCCAGCCATTGGCATCCAGGTAGGCCTGATTGCTCAACTCGTTGCCGCCGGCTGCTCCGAAGCGCCGCGCCATCATTTGCATGATCGCCATGGAGTCGGTGACCGCCCACGGCTCGGGCGTCACGCCGAGGTCCCAGAACTCCTTGGGCAGTTTGTTATCGGGGTCGGCGACGGCCTCCGCGATGTAGGCGTTGATGCCGTCGCGGTAGCTCTGCAGCATCGTCTTGAAACGTTGGGCCAGCGCGTCGAATTTCGCCTGGCGCTCGGCTTCCGTGTAGCCGTCGCGGCGCACCTGTTGGTCGTGGCCGATGTAATCCGACCCCAGCAGCGCCGCCAGCGTGCCCTTCCCGTCGCGACGGTACAGCTCCAACTGGTACAGCCGGTCCTCGGCGGTGGTGTAGCCGTTGGCGTAGAACAGTGCCGGCTCGCTCGGGGCATAGATATGCGGCACGCCGTAGTCATCGCGGCAGACCCAGACGGTCTCGCCGCCGTATTCCAGGGAATAGACGCGCTCGAAGGTGATCTGCGCGACAGCAGCGGTCGGGAGCAGCGCGGCAAGCGTCAGTGTAGTCGCGATGCGGTACCAGGTCCTCACGTGCGCACCTCCACAGAAGGCTGGGTTCTCCCCCCGTGCTTCGGGCGACAAGGCTGCGACTGGGCCTGAACGACCGCCCGCGCTGTCGGCACTGACGCGGGTGTATCGGGTCCCAGAATCACGCGTATTATGCCTATTCTCCCACACCCCCGTCCCCTCCTTCGGGGGGCGACATGGCAGCGGACACCGAGCGGGCCTGTGGCGCACCGCCGCCTGCTTTCTTATCGACGTTCGTGTACTAGGAAAGGACGCAAGAGCCGGCGGGGCACCTCCCAAACGAACCTCGTCCGGAGGAGTCTACGTGTATTATTCGCGCTGCGTCAATACACGAGACTCTGTAGGCGTATGCCACGGCATGAAAGCCCTTTCACCCCGCCGCCGCCGGCCCCGGTCGCTCGATGAAACACCGCCCATGCGGCAGGAGCTTGCTCCCCGCCCGTAGTATCTGTCCACCGACGCTGGGCGACCGAGGAGACGGCAAGGCGATGCAGGGGACGCTTTCTGCTCTCCGCGGTTGCGCCGCCGGCGCGTGTCGCCGGCGCGGGGCACGGGGAGACTCGCATGCGCCTTGATTCCTATAGCAAGCGGCCGCGACCGAGCCGTTTCCCGTTTCACCTGCGCCGCTCAGGCGTATCGCCAAACCGTCCGCTGCATCCTCCCTCTCGACTCGAACAGTACACAGCGCTTGGCTCGTCGGTCCATCGGCGCGGGATGCCGACCTGAGCCTGCATGACAACCACTTGGGGGTGACGAGATGGCACGGTCGTATCGGCAGAGTGATTCAGCCCGAGCAGGGCGCGTGATCTGCCGCGCCCCGCGCTCACCTGGAATGGTGGCCGGTTAGTCCGGCCCGAAGGGGGCTGCCATGCCAGAACTGTCTCCTGTCTTCATCAACCCAAAGGACGCTCAGGAGATGATCCTCGTGCCCGCCGGGCAGGCCGTTTTCGGCGACGCGGCGGACGACTCGCAGGATCGCAAGAGCTCGCAGTTCCAAGCCCATCTGCCGGACTACTACCTGGGCAAGCATCCGGTCCGCAACTGGCAGTATGCGCAATTCCTCGACGACGCACATCCGGCTTCGTCCGACCTGGAGAAGTGGATAGCATTTGACGCCGGCTGCCACGTCG
Proteins encoded in this region:
- a CDS encoding sporulation protein; the encoded protein is MALERVKEMLDQVAGTARVETAYGESREVAGKTIIPVARVSYGGGGGGQGRQGEAEQGQEGVGGGGGLGVNVQPLGCFIVTKESERWVPVVDVTRVAVAGSMVAVMLLWTIRKIAGSRRED
- a CDS encoding metallophosphoesterase — translated: MRLRSALLLVLLSCAAPCAARDASGKLDKLVLPNECRPALAMPGDSFQVLVRDGEINAEVTVILSGRDARAALDLRATGRREPDGAAWFRATVPADLLPGAYSLTVQLGAQSDTNPRSVFVVEGFPTDYTVAQLTDTHIGSGRFPAAETLRSLAAEVNREKPFLILITGDVTDHGEPNEYQAFVELLSCFDAPTVVCAGNHDRNRPTLDSAFLEYCGDANYFFNVGSDRFVACDTEFRWTDWQRDPQWLAVVHALRGEPSTRWRVLFTHRYEPGMSHHLQRYLYGNRLLAYVAGHWHHDFVGEFPGGTKWIATAPSVAGCWRMFDIGPQGIAIGPLRRTTGG
- a CDS encoding PD40 domain-containing protein is translated as MKRFLLCSLAFALLGITALAAPADSKPTLAFLGQRDGRVEVYSWSVGEAAPRQLTDIGASWAADLRWSPDGRRLCVTLNQEGLGLWVIDAANGEATRLTPVEEDALEPRWDADGAILYFSAGSTWPSTAPVWRRQDAPTADDPELQRIYRVPAAGGDITAITGPGRYFDLAPAPGGGVIFGEDLGDGTSRLVHAGRDGTVVRYWEPQAGAWLGAPAPFGEALAAEQLIGWDASLALLSNGDCRTFAHDHLAWFPTWSPDGKGILAETVFNDRRAILWADPGRGTTRLWGRPSGDWNEWNPQWSPDAKLVAYTSDNGGKWRVCVATRSGRDLAASPDNFERGYAGVFRPQGGAR
- a CDS encoding FtsX-like permease family protein — translated: GVIQVRNMNRDLYLPVTTALKRFTDPDLPERVDEIAVQIADASQVVPSSWVMRRILERAHRGVEDYQIIIPNELLEQSQRTQRIFNIVMGSIAALSLLVGGIGIMNIMLATVTQRAREIGVRRCIGATRGDIVRQFLVECLVITTIGGIFGVVGGITGARAISYFADWKTVVSGTAVMLSLVVSFSVGLIFGLYPAIRAAMIEPMEALRAE
- a CDS encoding penicillin acylase family protein, with product MRTWYRIATTLTLAALLPTAAVAQITFERVYSLEYGGETVWVCRDDYGVPHIYAPSEPALFYANGYTTAEDRLYQLELYRRDGKGTLAALLGSDYIGHDQQVRRDGYTEAERQAKFDALAQRFKTMLQSYRDGINAYIAEAVADPDNKLPKEFWDLGVTPEPWAVTDSMAIMQMMARRFGAAGGNELSNQAYLDANGWDAFNAWFPLNDPTAPTTIPDAEAPPPPAGGAAAALTDTGLPRNSFPGISPDVVQRMRDEERDFLRVLKELGLPTKLGSFANVVDTSKSATGNPMLLGAPQMGYDEPQISNEADLHAPGFHCAGMQFAGWPSILIGRNCDLAWTTTSGASDNRDTVIETLNPAQQTQYWYQSAWRDVEHRVEHIEVAGGSPVDYDVYRTVHGPVIGADLPGNIAFAMHMTYWNDEAGTVAAFLDFNLATTIAEFEQGVQQIVTSHNFVCADRFSNIGYWHVGRYPIRAVGVDPRLPVSGEGDQEWQGFRAFADLPQLLNPLQAYLSNWNNKPVYWWDHGDLRAWIGWQHVQLIIDLMDPDPSVTFDDMEAIPYNINDKGTYMQVVEVGDDLGLPAVNILPPGQSGFIDKNGVYAAHFFDQKDAYFNWQYKPFLFLMPGVISGRVRDADTLADLVGATVEAYLGGELVRSAATNDTGTYTIPDLPPGQYVVTVSQQGYYSETQTAVTVDAGATVALDFDLEPRIFEDVAKDFWARPYIEAIFREGITGGCGADPPLYCPTNNVTRGQMAVFICKAAGKTWLDPGAPTFSDVAETHPFYGWIERLADPASWGGIPPTGGCGGGRYCPTSATTRGQIAVFLCKANGTTWLDPGTPTFDDVAETHPFYGWIERLADPGSWTVPPTSGCAIGPPPRYCPTNSVTRAQMAAFLCRAFDIPY
- a CDS encoding cellulase family glycosylhydrolase; amino-acid sequence: YGNSLYESDQSVRTEEGRQAFARFAAAAAGRYRGRGIIWELWNEPNIGFWKPQPSVNDYMALAKVVFPAIRQADAGALCAAPATSGIPMDFLEECFRQGLLDLVDGVTVHPYRKQPPETAAEDYERLRELIARYCPDRPDMPILSGEWGYSSVWDDFDEKRQGQYLPRQFLTNLMSGVPLSIWYDWHDDGPDPKEPEHHFGTVTLDYQPKPAYRAMERLVKALTGMRFVKRLESAPEDYLLLFSDGKRYRIAAWTTGDAHDVEAIPGQKAYLHGDPFYIFVPADRILTKDMTIGPRSAAEDAIREAVFRYEMQRNSADAYFLATGQDEDHDPGDDLMQQFMRDEGVKPFSRCSLTDARFVDQATGKPGMILRARTITWISESEVTVEGGYSTGLNAGVGKTYRVIRKDTRWVVDGERTLWVS
- the mscL gene encoding large-conductance mechanosensitive channel protein MscL, whose product is MLKEFREFAMKGSLIDMAVGIVIGLAFGAIVQSLVADVLMPPIGLVLGDVDFVNLFAVLKSGGPAGPYASLADAKAAGAVTINYGAFINTIINFLIVAFAMFLVVRGINRARRKAEAPPAEPTTKDCQYCFSAIPIKATRCPQCTSDLQGAAR
- a CDS encoding family 10 glycosylhydrolase; this encodes MAGVGAMAGMGIQGIASATEDSPLGDRASAEASGRRLILSAPLTHSDWMLREGVAWGPQGVRHMLDACKACGWSRVYWRCLDGGRSLYRSTLMDAQGKWEDNNFWHPTTPEDEAFTQRYTQMTPDARAALLARIERYDYGAFDTLAEAVRYGHEIGLQIHAWLSINEDDHGWGIRSRFAIAHPESRWRKRDGEFYRSQQSFAFPAVMEYKLAIVREIVENYEVDGIFLDWIRTGDVRDNPQTDGEGVADHGYEDPLVAGFKAKHGVDPHDVPNGDERWVRFRAGPHTEFMRAVRKLVGSRKRDMPVSVMVAHPWCYRGMQDRIHGNLRGLLLDVKTWAREELMDAAVAAGYYLAGGDAEKAYNAVREETEGKVDVWLYAWVPSSVEEVEADVALARTLGARQILFWEADYIDGKPNRDELQAAMRRHAAEGM